TGTTCATCATTAATACTGTGACCAAGACTGATGCATCCCGAAAAAACATTCAAGACAGAGTTAATGAGTACTTGAGGTCACTGAGAAAGTCTtgacatggcctgctctcccttatgtaaggaatGAAGCATCTTTGCCATGTTTACTATGTACTTtgggctatgtttactatgtactgtgggctatgtttactatgtactgtgggctatgtttactatgtactgtgggctatgtttactatgtactgtgggcatgtactgtgggctatgtttactatgtactgtgggctatgtttactatgtactgtgggctatgtttactatgtactgtgggctatgtttactatgtactgtgggctatgtttactatgtactgtgggccatgtttactatgtactgtgggccatgtttactatgtactgtgggctatgtttactgtgtactgtgggctatgtttactatgtactgtgggctatgtttactatgtactgtgggctatgtttactatgtactgtgggctatgtttactatgtactgtgggctatgtttactatgtactgtgggctatgtttactatgtactgtgggctatgtttactatgtactgtgggctatgtttactatgtactgtgggctatgtttactgtgtactgtgggctatgtttactatgtactgtgggctatgtttactatgtactgtgggctatgtttactatgtactgtgggctatgtttactatgtactgtgggctatgtttactatgtactgtgggctatgtttactatgtactgtgggctatgtttactatgtactgtgggctatgtttactgtgtactgtgggctatgtttactatgtactgtgggctatgtttactatgtactgtgggctatgtttactatgtactgtgggctatgtttactatgtactgtgggctatgtttactTGTCAGACTGCACAGTAGCTTATTAAACGTGTGCATTttgaaatagtaaaaaaaaataataataatcaataacatGTTTCTACCACGGTGTGTTTCTGGTTGATGGCCAATATTAAGTACAGTCAAATGCATTTGTGAATTAAATCACTTTATTGTTAATTAATTAAGGCTCCTTTCTATTTTATGTGCTGGAGTTATTTTAAGAATAAAGTAGGCTAATAAAGGCAACAAATTGCTGCTTACTGGAACTCCCAATGTCATCCAATTGTtacaataggatttgaagcaaaaGCCTACCTGCGtatggtcaactatttcagcaccgtttTGTGCTGCTCTGAGAAAAGCAAGACAACTTAATAaacatatacatttttttaaagtaattcaaaaacatatatatattataccactgtagaTGTTGCAGGCAGTCAGAGATGAGTCCTATTGTAAAGTGTAGCCTAAAGGCCAAAATGGGAAAACTTCAATGTATTCAATGCTTAAGTACTCTAAAACCAGATTTGCCCAACCCCTACAAATATATTAATTTATTATTATCCCTGCATTATCATTGTATAAAAGTCCattagatattaatttagaatcctctaaatgtaattagATCTACTATTGAAAATGGTTGATCTGAATTGATCTGCAACTATTTTCATTTTGAGTTTCCGGTAAACTCTTTGTTTCCTTTCATGTGTCCAACCAATTATTATTGGATTATTCACCATGGCAACCAGTGAAATGTATTTCTGAGTTAGGTTGGCTTGTTTTCAGAATTCACAACGAAATGCCTTCAGCTGTCCATCACCACTGTAAATATAaagagtggttatagagggtgcgcgtgtatgtgtgtgtttgtgcgagaGAGAATCgaaacacacacagtaacgtgTGTAAATGAGTTCCGAGAGCAGATCTGTTATCCAACGATTAGTTTCATATTAAAAACGGTCAAATGTTTCTCAAAGATgctctctggtggtcaaactagctcTAACGAGCGTTAATGGCAACAATGTCTGACacttaaataataaataatgtgccatagaattctgcggcagcCCGCAAGTTGTGCTGCAGTATGATGCAACTTTttaaggaagaaccactgtaggagttggcaagacagcactaaACAGACCTGGGACTCTAGCtagtaggagttggcaagacagcactaaACAGACCTGGAACTCTAGCTAgttggagttggcaagacagaacTAAACAGACCTGGGACTCTTGCtagtaggagttggcaagacagcactaaACAGACCTGGGACTCTAGCtagtaggagttggcaagacagcactaaACAGACCTGGGACTATAGCtagtaggagttggcaagacaacacTAAACAGAACTGGGACTCTAGCtagtaggagttggcaagacagcactaaACAGACCTGGGACTCTAGCTAGGGTTGGGTAAAGTTTAGGTAAGAAGAATTGTTTAGGGGTTAGAAAACAAAATTAATTCCAGCAACCTTGTGTTATGCCTTCCATTCAAGACCAATTTATCACCTAGCAAGTTTATTTAACACGCATTGGGCACTGTAAACTCTGCCCACTGACCATTGAGCTTTAATTGAACCAATCACATTCATTATGTCCTTGAGACAGAGCTGCCCTCAGGGCAAGATTGAATATGGAAAACTGTCCCTAACCAATCTGGATTCTTGTTTGAGGTTTAGGCTAAATCTCTACCACCTGTTCACATTCTTTTAACCAACCCTTTGTCCATCTGCTGGTGAATAAGAGAAAAAGCATTTAGCATTTAAATAAACCGATGACCAAACCACAAACAACATGGAAGCTATCAAAAAACTATGAAGATGAAGATGAAGGCActtaaaatgcctttattgtgGTCGTAAGTTTAATGAAACAACATACaaaaaaatgaatgtaaaaaGAAACAAGAATACAATGGAGCATATTATCTACAATATTGTATGTATACTGCATAACTTTGCTCTTCAATAAAACATATTTGTTCATTGAACAATATATTTTAAAATGTTATAGATTGGGTTGCCAGATGGTGGTGTCATACATGACCGATGACATCACAATGGTCTTAAAGCCAATTTGAACAATGGGTTAATGAGGAAATGTATCAGTCTTCATTGGTTATTGACATGGCTTGTTTCTGCTGGTGCAAAAAGGTATGAAATCAGGTCATTTAATGAATTAACAACTACTATAATTCTGGAGTAGTATTTTTCTCTTAAACCTAGTGGGAAGAATAAAAGTAAAATGACATTCTGATTGACGAATACGTAAAAAGTGTACATGAAATGTACATGAAGTTCTGCTTTTGCAAATGTCACTCAATGTAACCTGTCTATACTGTGTTATTTGAGGTTTAGGATAGATACCTATGATTCTCCATTTAGGCCAACCTCTTCCTACTCTTATGACCCCCTCTTCCATTGGCTGGGGATCTGGGGGGAAAGTATTTAGCACTATCACATTTTCTTGTCAACAGAAAAAACGTCAGAAAGCAAATTCAGTTGATGTGGAGCAGAAGACAAgaaagaagaaggagaggggcacttcatccccctctccaatTCCATGTGACCGTTCTGAACGGAATGGCTCCGCTACCTCTGACCCCTCACCCTCTGAccaactctcctccctccatccacctccctctcctgttaaatGTTCCTCTCAGCCTTGCTCTCCTGCTAAACAACCCTCTGTACCCCGGTCACCTGCCAAAAACCCTTCCCCAGTGAAATCCTCTCCAGTGGTGTCCCACCCTAGTTCTCCCTCTCCTACCAACCCTCTGGACCGTCATGGAGACACCAGTCAGGAGGGCACAACAGTCAGGTAATCCAAACATAAAGTACAGTGCCATCCTAGAGTCTCTTTGGAGAGTTGGGTTTAGTGCTACCAGACCAGGGCCAGTGTTAATCAACAGTATGAGTgctaatctaggatcaggtcctctctGTCCATAATAATCTGATTCATTGATCTATGATCTAAAATGCAAAACTGGTCCTAGATCagactcctactctgagacacttgataAACACAGTCCCAGAAAGTTATTTTCCTCAAACTGTAGTTTTAGCCTCTTCTGTCTACATCTAGTGGATAAAGAGAGTACTAACCTATTGGCCTGGTCTACTTGGTACACTGCAGTTATATGGACAGCAGTACATGCATAACTACTCAGCTGTgtttatagtacagtacagtatttaaTAGAGAGACTGTGTAGAGTGATAATATCTATGTGTTGGAGGCGTTAGACCTGTTTTTCTCCTTCCTCCAGACCTCTGTCTCTTCAGGACCACTCTAGTCCAAGTCCCCAGAGACCAGTCTCAGCCACCAGAAGCATGACTCTTCCCAGGGCCAGCTCAGCCACCAGAAGCATGACTCTTCCCAGGGCCAGCTCAGCCACCAGAAGCATGACTCTTCCCAGGGCCAGCTCAGCCACCAGAAGCATGACTCTTCCCAGGACCAGCTCAGCCACCAGAAGCATGACTCTTCCCAGGGCCAGCTTGGCCACCAGAGGGTCAGAAGAGACTCAGGGGGCCAGAGGAGAACGGGGGGAACTGGTCAACATGGAACTTCTTGGGTAAACCAAAACACACTGCAAATGCATTGAATATAAGTTCTTTATTGTTTAGAGATCAGTGTCTGATATACTATGGGGATAAGGCTTACTATCAAGCATGTCCATTTTATTAGATATTTATAAACCCGTGAATTATGTCAATCTTGGTCTAAAGGACATCCACTTCTTTGTGTTAAATATAATGTATCCCTTATCCCCTGCCATTATCATCACTTTATAGAGATATGAAGGTTATGATTAATCTCTATGTGTGTACTGATGGCTGCTTCTTCTTCACAGGTTGCCTAACATTGGCAACACTTGCTTCCTTAACGCCACCCTGCAGTGCCTCCTGgtccctaacccttttcctaaccttaaccacttcATATTTTGCTGTGTATTGTATTTTTGGTTTATTTTCCAGTTTATTTTGTTTTCGGAATCTTCATAACCAAGAGGAACAACAATGACACACTGATTATCATGTAGGCATTTTGTAGGCCAATTTGGAAAGTGTAGAATGACTACATTACCCATTACCCATGACTGAACATTCCACATTACCTTAAAATACTCTGGAATTGAGAGCAGTATCCAAACCAAATATCTTATGAGAATAAAcaacacatttttgttgtttggATTCATTGTCCGTCCTCAAAGGTGAAATTGCATTGAATCGAATGATACATTTCTAATGATGGGGTACCACTAGATAAAACATATTTGTATATACTCATCTGCCTCTTCAGGCATTATCCAGTAGGTTGACACCATCCAGTCAGCTGCTAGCTTACTCTCTGTCTCCCCTACAGGTCTGATGTGCACCGTTCGGGTCTACCTGACAGTGTGGCAAACCAGGCCTCAAAAGCAGACCTCATGTGGAAGGTCAAGTACTCCTTGTCGGGATATGATTTGAAGTATCTGGGGGACACGCAACAGGTAACTGAGGCACTACTCTCTTGTGTACTAATGTGCTCATCTTGCAAGGGTTCATTTTCTCTTCATCATTTGCTTTTAGCTTGGTGtgtttctttctcttcctcatcATAGGATGCACACGAGTTACTTGTCAATATGCTGTGCCAGCTGAAGGAGGAGGGCATGATTCTGAAGACACTCGGGATGAACTATACCTGCCCTGTTTCCCAGCTGGAGTTCCAACTTGTGTCGGTGCGCACATGTACCAGGTAAGAGCTCCCATTGGTTGTAATGTATCTACTGAGAACATGatctttctctatatatatatatattacaaaacACATGGCAtaacagaaacacagaaacattGTAGAGACCTGAAACAGAAACAGACTTGATGCATTTCTCTTCTCTTTGTCCTGCTTCTGAAGCTGTGGGCGCGAGTCGTCTACCAGAGAGGACTACAACCACCTCTCATTGGACTTCAGCCCTGAGCGCACCTTGCTGAACAGCCTAGCACTCACTTTCAAAGTCAGCACTCAGGGCTCAGCCCTGCATGTAGAGACTAACACCCAGGGCAAGCTGCCCACTGCCTCAGAATACGCTATCTTATTATTGTAGTGGTATCATTCATTATGTAATGCTTTTGTTTCTAACCAGAGTGAACAGGTTGAATTCACATGTGAGGGCTGTAAAGGCCTCCACGCCTCAAAGGTGGAGCAGtttcacacactgcctctgtgagTTGTCCCTTTATAACCTCTCATAGTACTAGCAGTGTTTAATGTCCTGAGCCTTTAGGAGTAGTTACCTTCCTGAGCAGGTTGTAGGACTTAGAGGTGAGCACCACCAAACAAATTTCACTCATCTGTTATTTTGTTGACTGGTTTcattgtctgtctgttcatctctcttcctctctgtttctgggCAGTGTGCTGGTTCTGCATCTGAAGAGGTTTGGAGGACCTGGGGGGTTGGAGAAGCTGGAGGCTCCTCTTTTGTTTCCTTCGGAGCTGAGGCTCTCCACCCTCTGTGGGGACATGGTGCCACACCTGCACAGTGCCAGCCCACAGGCCCTCACCAACCAGGCCCCCAGCATCCAGGGGTCCATCCCCCAGACCCTCGCCAGCCAAGTCTCCAGCCCACCTGGAGAGGCCAAAGACAGCGCCCTCTGCTGTTCAGGTAGGTCATGGCACCATAACACTATTCTTGCTCCAACACCACACAAACCACCCACTCCCAAAACGGTCCTGCTAACAGAGATGCTGGAAGCTGCAATTTAAAATGTTTCTCAGATATCTTTAGTGATGTATGGGAGCTGTTTTAGTCCAGAGCAATTCAGACAAGTGACCACGTTTTCAAAGCTCTTGATATGTATATTTGACCCCTCAGATTCAAAGGAGCAGGAACTAGGGAAAGTGCTGCTGACAGCCTCAgtggtgagaagagagagagagtgaaaccaGTGAAAAATAAGTTATGACAGAACACTGAGATAGTTATGAGGAGTACATGATGTAGTAGACCTCCTGTAGTAGACtagtactgtagtagactgtagacagTGTGATGGACTGTAGAGGAAATGAGAATCCTATGATCACATGTGTTTTCTTACAGAAGCAGAAGCCAGTACAGTCAGTGAATGGTTACTACCAGCTGACTGGCGTAGTCTCTCATTTGGGAGGCTCCGCAAACTCCGGTAAGTAAATaccatcaaacacacacatgcagatgcACAAAACATATGACATCAGCTGAATTCCAAATCACTCCCTTCTCCTTGGATCTCAATTTGCATGTTCACGTGTGCCTCTGCCGTATACACAAGCATCCCAAAGCTGAGGGAGTGAAAATTATCGAGGGTGAAGGCCAGGGATCATCAACAAGATTCAGCCTCGGGTccattttttttcttagccagaTGGGAAGGGGTGTGGAAcaaaattacaaataatttgtagactgcaaatatACCGTAGGAaggccaaacagatataatatttgactaatttcaaaccttgcttacatatGTGTACAACCACATATATCTCTTTATTGTTCGTGGGAATATTTtgaaacagatttccaaaatgaaaatcacttggagctgatttgctggtgtttttacagtcttttgaCAATTACGTTTTATTTGGACAGAAAACAtaggggccaaataaaatcaccctTGGGCCAAATTTGTCCCgcggggtgccatttggggaacCCTGGGGTAGGGGATAATTAGACCCTCCAATAGCCATTTCGGCCAAGCGAGCAAGGCTACATGCTTCAGAGTGAAGTGTCATCCCAACAAACACTGCAATATGTTTAGAGTTTGCTCAATTTAATTGAAAAGAATGGAGAGGCATGCCTAATTTAATGccatgtgtatttgtttatctctgatttcaaaacttgaaaCATGTAACAGATAAAATACCTCCCAAATGAACTGTTTAACTGTTACAAAACACTCTATTACCCACAATAGCCTGACCCTTGACCTCTAGTCTGTCTTCCTTGTTCCACAGGGCACTACATTAGTGACATATTGCATGCCAGTGGAAACTGGTTCTGCTGTAACGACAGCCAGGTGTCAATGTCCAATGAAGCCACTGTGCTGAGGACCAGAGCCCGGAGTGCCTACATGCTCTTCTATATGTTCAGGTACTGCTTACTCTCACCATCTATATTCTTGTGTTGCTATTAATGTGTACTGTTCCTTTCACCCTACAGGGCAATAGAGCGGGAGGCCCCAGTACACAGGGCCTAACAGGGCCACCAGAATCAGTACCAAGCCCAGTCTAGGCCCAGTCTCAAAACCCCCTGCCCAGCCTCAACACTCACACATCTGCCTCGAAAGGGGTAGCACTTGGCCCAACATCAAGAACCCCCGAGCCCAGCCACAACAGGGGCAGCACGGAGCCCAACATCAACACACCCAGCCCAGCCTCAACATGGGAAGAATCATGCCCAGTCTCAACATGGGCAGAACAAGACCCAGCCCAAACACCCTCAGACCTGCCTCAACAGGTGCAGCATTCGGACTTCAATCATGCTGCTCTTCAACACTAGCATGAACATTCTTTCAGTAGCTTATGTCATAAATACCTGCCCTTGATTTGACTACTTCACCTAATGTATAAAGCGTATCAAGTATACACACTAAATGTAGTACACATGTAAATGTGGTGGATAGAGAGTGTGATTATTTAGAGGATATAACATCCCTTCTATTTGGTTTGGTTGAAATCCTCCTGTTGTGAAATACACTGTGGTGTCTAACCTCTTATTCAGCATGGTCACACCGGAAGACCTGCAATATTAATAAAGACAAGCAAATGTAAGAAAATCCCATTTAAGATGATTCTGTTGACCGTTGTAACTCTTTAACTCAGGAAGATTTATCGTCTGGGATTCAGGCCGGTCCTAACAGGAAACGTGACAAAGGGAAGCAGCTGTAATGGAGCCTTCTAACACCCAATCAGGTCTGGAGTAGGAATGTCACATAAAGACTCAGAGATGCTATGAGTGTCTTTTGAAGTTACTCTCCAGTTGTATCCATTTGAATAAATACAGACATGAAAATGCTGGGCTATGGATGTGACCTTGGTTCTGTGAGTAGAGTAACGGGTCACCAAACAAGCTATGGGAACTCCTTCCCTTTATCGTGATGTGATTGAGATGCTTAATATCAACGATGTTTACAATGACGCCACACCCTTACTGTACCATTGTGACCTGTCACTATTAAAGGCGGTGTGACGTGACACACTGTCTTTTCTTATCTCCTATATACTCCCTtacgtatttatttggacagtgaagctacaaCTTTTCATTTGGCTCTATACGCCAGCGTTTTGGAttggagatcaaatgtttcatatgggGTGactgtacagaatgtcacctgtcatttaatgaatggtaaataatgttgagtgagaaagttacagaggatcatacctccaagacatgctaacatctcaccattaccaatactaggggaggttagcattttatatcatacccccaagacatgctaacctctcaccattaccaataataggggaggttagcattttatatcatacccccaagacatgctaacctctcaccattaccaataataggggaggttagcattttatatcatacccccaagacatgctaacctctcaccattaccaataatagtggaggttagcattttatatcatacccccaagacatgctaacctctcaccattaccaataataaGGGGTTAGCATTTTGGGGGGGGTATAATATTTATACCTCTGTAACttcctcactcatcattattcacaattcattcatgaTTGTCTTTAATCATggtattatattcttatttacaataaaaatgactccaatgttacacaatacattatttaccattaattacTATTACATttccatttcagtcatttagcagacatacAATTAGAGCATTCATCTTAACatacagtgacttcagaaagaattcacacccctagacttttacacattttgttgtattacagactgaatttaaaatgcAGTAAATATGTTTTTCTCTCACTCAACTACACAAAATAACCcatatttttagaaatgtattgaaaatgaaatataatatagattttacataagtattcacacccctaagtcaatactttgtaggagCACATTTGGCTGCGATTACAACTGAGTATTTCCTGGTAAATCTCTAGGAGCTTTCCACCCCTGGATTGTGCAACGtgaccattattcttttcaaaattctttaagtttgtcaaattggttgttgatcattgctaaacaaccatttttaggtcttgccatagattttcaagtagatttaagtcaaaattgtaacttggccactcaggaacattcactgtcttcttggtatgaaactccagtgtatatttggccttgtgttttaggttattgtcctgctgaaaggtgaattaatctcccagtgtctggcagaaagcagactgaaccaggttttcctctaggatttttcctgtgtTTAGCTCAAATCAGTTTGTGTTTTTCTTCTGAAAAacaccccagtccttaacgattactaACATAGCTTGACATACTGTGTGATAATAAAACTCTTTATCAGTCAACAATAATGGATTAGAAACACTGGCCACCACGTGTCAGAATAccaatatcagaatatcgattttacaaccgTTGCTAATTAATTAATTTCCTCGACAATCTCATCCTGAACGTTGCATAATCTGTGAATCTGCACAAACCCCAGTCCCACTAAATAAGTCCGTGCCACACCAGtttagttgaatatttatttacta
The genomic region above belongs to Oncorhynchus nerka isolate Pitt River linkage group LG18, Oner_Uvic_2.0, whole genome shotgun sequence and contains:
- the LOC135561551 gene encoding ubiquitin carboxyl-terminal hydrolase 37-like produces the protein MLCQLKEEGMILKTLGMNYTCPVSQLEFQLVSVRTCTSCGRESSTREDYNHLSLDFSPERTLLNSLALTFKVSTQGSALHVETNTQGKLPTASEYAILLL